The genomic window GCTTGAAAGAGGAACAGGCGAATGAAGCATTTAATCAAATACAAAAGAAGGCGTGCTATGTTTTTTATCAGCATTCTGAAGATGCGTTAATACTTGAGAACGTGTCTAGAATGACTGCCGCTGACTTTGTAAATGAACAGGATGTCTATGTGGTAGATAAGGAATTTGCATGGACTTATGTGAGTACTCATGAAAAAGGGTTGTGCGGACCTTATTTTTCGGGGAAATAGGGATTGGCTGACAAACTCCTTGATTTGGCTAACAAACATTCAAATCTCGCTGATAAATTACTGAAGTTGGCTGACAAACCATCAAATTTCGCTGACAAACTATAAAAAATCAGCATTCTATAGAAAACCGAATCGAAAAATGACTATAATAATAGAAAAACTATCTAAAAGGAACTCATGATGAAGAAAAAACATGTGTGGCTTACAGTAGCTATTGTGTATTGTATAGCTATTTTTATAACGACGGCTTCTCCTGCTTCGACTGGTGGAAATACACTAATGATAATAGCAGAAATTTTCCATCTATCTGAGGAGCAGGCAAGAATGGCTAATCTTCTATTTAGAAAGCTTGTACATTTATCAGCATTTGGGGTGCTTGCTATATTGTTTTACAATAGCTTTGAAAAGCATCGATTTATAAAAGCATGGCTATACACAACAATCTATGCAGCATCCGATGAAATTCATCAGGCTTTTCTCCCAGACCGGACAGGCTCCATTGTGGATGTTGGAATTGATTCCTTTGGTGCGTTGATTGCTTTGATCATAATAAAAATGGCTACCCTCAGAAGAAGGTAGCTTAAACAATTTTCTTCCGAATATAGCCTGATAAAAGATCAATGCATGTGACCATGACAATGATACCTAATAAGATGATCCCCACGCGGTCCCAGTCACGTGAGCTAAGCGCAAAAATCAACGGAGTTCCAATTCCACCTGCTCCAATAATTCCAAGAATGGCAGCAGATCTCACGTTAATTTCAAACCGGTATAAAGTATAGGACAAGAATCCGGGCATCACTTGCGGGAGGACGGCGAACCAGAGAATTTGCAGGCGGTTTGCTCCGGTAGCTGTCAAAGCTTCTGCAGGGCCTGGATCAATATTCTCGATCTCTTCCGAGAAAAGCTTTCCTAGCATCCCGATAGAGTGCAAACCTAATGCCAGCACACCAGCGAAGGATCCTGGGCCAACCGCTTTAATGAACATAATTGCCATAACGATTTCCGGAAATGTCCGAACAAAGCTGAGAATGAATTTTCCTGTATGGGAAAAACTTCTACCCTCGCTCATATTTGCAGCCGCCCAAAAAGCAAATGGAAGGCAGAGGAAAGCTGAAATAAATGTTCCTAAAATCGCAATGGCAAGTGTATCTAGCAGCCCTCGTAATAAATCCTCTCCCTTAGGTAAATACACATAGTCCCAATCAGGGTTAAATATTCCTGAAAAAATCGCTTTCGATACTTGAGCAGCTGTTTCTTTAACCCCTGTTAACGGCATCCCAGAAAAAGCCCAAATATAAATAAGAGCTAAAGCGAGATAGATGATCCATAGACGAATATTCTTTTTCGGTGGCTTCACGATATTTCTTGATGGTTGGCTCATATTAATTTCTCCCGTAATTTAGTACTGATGTAGTCGATCAATAAGACAACGACCAATGTGAAAATAATAATGGAGCTTGTTTTATCATACTCAAAGAATCCAAGTGTTCGGTCATAATAGAGTCCAATTCCTCCGGCACCGACAAGCCCTAAAACAGCAGCCGCCCGAACATTTACTTCAAATGTATAAAGTACATAGGAGATATAATAGGGAAGTACTTGTGGAAGGACACCAAAAAAGATCCATTGAACTTTGTTTGCGCCCACGGAAGTCATGGCTTCGAGAGGCCCCGGATCAATGGCTTCAATCGCTTCATATGTTAATTTTGCCACTAAGCCTATCGAGAAAATCGTTAATGCTAGAATGCCAGGCAGTGGCCCTAATCCGAAAATGGATACGAAAATAGCTGCTAATAACAAGTCAGGAATCGTACGAATTAAGTTCAATACAAAACGCACAGGATAGTAAAACCACGTATTTCGAATAATGTTGCTCGCAGAAAATAGCGCAATCGGAATCGCAATAATAGCGCCAAAGGTAGTCCCGATTAAAGCCATTCGAATCGTTTCAAGCATCGGATGGACAATTTTTCCGAAGTACGACCAATTTGGAGGTAGCATCTGTGCCAGCAGCTCCATCATATTAGGAGCACCGATGATAAGCTCAGTTATCGTTGAATTTGTCTGTATCGCACTGCCGCTAAGCAGCAAAATAATAATAAAAACGGTAAAATAGGTTTTTAGTTTACGAGGAGGTTCAGGTAGAACCTTCTTTTGCGGCTGACTCAGCATACTTCTACCTCTAATAGTTCATCCTTCATAATTGGGCGGCCATAAATTTCCGCGAATGCCTCATCGGTTGCTTTCTCAACAGGCCCGTCAAACACAACCTCACCTGCTCGTAATCCAATAATTCTTGTTGCATATTCCCGAGCAAGATCAATAAAGTGGAGATTCACAATAGTGGTAATCCCTAACTCCTGATTAATTCTTTTTAGGTCATCCATAACTTGTTTGGTTGTTAATGGATCGAGAGAGGCAACAGGCTCGTCTGCTAGTATGATTTTTGCTTCCTGTGCTAATGCACGGGCAATCGAAACGCGCTGCTGCTGTCCACCGGAAAGTTCCGTTGCACGGGAGTAAGCTTTTTCAAGAATATTTACCCTTTCTAAAGCATCGAATGCTAGATTCACATCTGCTTTTGGAAAAAGTCCTAAAATGGTACGCAAAGTAGAATGATAGCCAACCCGGCCTGATAGTACATTTCTTAAGACAGAAGAACGCTTTACTAAGTTAAAGCTTTGAAAAATCATACCTATGTCACGGCGGATTCGTCGTAAATCTGATCCCGTTGCCGTCGTAATCGATTTGCCATTGATAAAAATTTCACCTTCAGATATATCAATCAAACGATTGATTGAACGCAATAGGGTTGATTTTCCTGCACCCGACAAGCCAACGATGACGACAAACTCACCATCATGAATCTTTAAATCAATATTGTTTAATCCTTTTACACCATTTTGGTATGTCTTGGAGACATTCTTAAATTCAATCACTCATATTCCACCTTTGGTTATTAATAAAAAATGCCAAACCAGTTCATTACCCTTCACTGGCTGGCATTTTTGGCTTGCTAAATTATTCGGTTTTTACTCTTTCTGCATAATCGCGAACAATATCAAACACTTTATCTTCAGATGGAGTATAGCCCTCATGGGAGTAAATATCTTTAATGATGGCATGACCTTCTTCATCCTCGCCAATTGCTATAAAGGCATCCTGAATTTTCTTCGCCCATTCCTCACTCATATCGGAGCGGATTGAAATCGTATCGTTTGGAATTGGTTCAGTGAAATGAAGAACTTTTGTCTCCTCGAATACATTTGGATAATCGCCTTTAACAATATTTCGTGCATCTTGGAATATAACTGCTGCATCAACATCACCGTTTAGTAACGCAATCACTGCTTGGTCATGTCCTTTTACTGTAATCCCTTCAACATCCGTAAGCGGATCAATCTTTTCATCCATTAAGGCAGCTGCAGGCCAAACATAACCTGCTGAGGATGTAACGTCTTGGAAAGCAATTTTCTTACCTTTTAAATCTTTCACACTTTTAATATCTGAATTTGCTTTCACTATAAACATAGATTTGTAGAAATCGACTAACTTATCATTGGGTGCCCCTGTTTCATCGTTTACACCGAAGCGTTGAGCTTGCAGAATAACATTTGCGGCCTCTTTTTCATGGGCTTGTACATATGCCGTTGGGGGCAAAAAGCCAACGTCCACTTTTTTCGATGCCATTGCTTCAACAATCGTGTTGTAGTTAGTTGATACGCTGACAGTTACAGGAATTCCTAGTTTGTCCTTCAGTAAACCTTCTAATGGTTTAGCCTTTGCTTCTAATGTGTCTGCGTTTTGCGATGGTACAAATTGAACAGTTAAGCTCTCAGGGGTGTAATCTCCGCCTGATGTTTTGTTCGAGCCGCATGCACTCAAGATGCCTGTTGTTAGAGCAAGAGACAGGCCAATCGTTGCCAATTTCTTAAACATTTCAGTTACCTCCAAGTGGGAAAAAATATTTTACGATTTGAATTATAGCAAACAAGATGGATAGTTCTGTAAAATGGATGTTAATTAATGTAAATTTTTAGTATAGTTTGTTATAAAATAACTTTACATGAAAGAACTGCCTTTATAATTGGAAAGTAATAAGAAGGGACGTGAAGTGAAAACAATGGAAAATGAACGCTGTGAGCTTATTATTATGGAAACAAGCGATCTGCACGGGAATGTGTTTCCGATCAATTATAGGGATAATGAAGAAGTGAATGCAGGGCTAGCGAAGATTGCCACAATTATTAAAAGTGAGAGAGAAAAAAATCAATACTCGCTTCTAATAGACAATGGCGATGTGATTCAAGGGACTCCTCTAACATATTATTATGCAAAGTTCCTTCCAGAAAAGAAAAATCCGCTTGTAAACCTACTAAATGATTTGAATTATGATTGTGCAGTCATTGGAAATCATGAGTTTAATTACGGATCCGAACTAATACAGGCAGCTGTGAACGAATCTCAATTCCCATGGTTATCAGCCAATATAATAATAGGAGAAACGAAGGAAAGTGCATTTGGTCCTCCATATCTTGTTAAGGAATTTGAAAATGGGCTGCGCGTTGCGGTCTTAGGCATTACTACACATTTTATTCCAAATTGGGAAAACCCAAATCATATTGTGGGACTCCAGTTTGAAGATGCGTTAGCTTGTGCCAAAAGATGGATCGACTATATTCAAAAGAATGAAGATTACGATTTGCTTGTCGTTTCCTATCATGGAGGATTTGAACGGGATCTCTCGACCGGGGAGCGGGGAGAAGCCGTGACTGGCGAAAATCAGGCCTATGCTATATGCCATGAAATTGAAGGTATCGATATTTTGCTGACGGGTCACCAGCATCGAATGATTGCGGATACTTTGAACGGAGTGACAGTCGTTCAACCCGGCTACAACGGTCAGGCTTTAGGTAAAGTGAAAGCAGTTTTTGAAAAATTTGAAGGTAAATGGGCTTTAAAAAGCTGCTCCTCACAGCTTATAGAGGTTGACCATTCTGTTCAAGCTGATCCTCACATATTGAAAATGACTGAAAAGTATGAGAAGGACACTCAAATTTGGCTTGATCAGCCAATTGCCAAAATAATAGGGGATATGACGATTTCCGATGCATTAGAAGTAAGATTAGGAGATCATCCGCTTATTGAATTTTTTAATCATGTGCAAATGGATGCATCAGGCGCAAGGATTTCCTCTACTGCTTTATTTGATAATCGCTCTCGTGGTTTTCAGGAACAGGTGACAATGAGGGACATCGTTTCTAATTATATTTATCCGAACACGTTGAAGGTCATTCGAATCACTGGGCAGGATATGAAGGATGCTTTGGAGATATGTGCATCTTATTTTATGCTCGATAAAGACGGTGAGATTCAGGTTAATCCTGCCTTTGCTGAACCGAAGCCCCAACACTATAACTACGATATGTGGGAAGGAATTGAGTATGAGTTTGATATAAGAAACCCTATTGGGGAGCGGGTCGTTAAATTAAGTATTAAGGGAGATCCTGTCCAGATGAAAGTTGAATATGATGTCGTCATGAACAACTATCGAGCCGGCGGGGGTGGCAACTACAATATGTTCAAAGATAAGCCCGTCATTAAAGAAATTCAAACAGATATGACAGAGTTAATCGCTAACTTTATGTTGAAAAGAAAAACGATTTATGCCTCCTGTGACCATAATTGGAAGGTTGTTCGGTGATTAATAACAGACTCGAACGTCCGCAAAAGTGCAGATCTCTTAAAATGCAATAATTAAGAAGTTGATATCAAGGTTTTAAACAATGTAAAGGGGTATCCAAAAGTTGAAAATATAACTTTCTGGACAGCCCCTAAAGCGATTAACCATATTTAATTACAATAGTGTTGAATTCTTTTCCTTTAGTAAACCGGTACCCAGCCTTCTTCTGTTACGAAAATACGGACAGCAACTACTTTTCGGTCGTCTGCGAGTGTGAAATAATGGCGAATATATTCTGGAACAGAGATTAAATCGCCAGGGTTTAAATGCACTTCAAAAAAGCGCTTATCTTTCCCTTGGATTACGAATACCCCGTGTCCGCTTGCGATAAAGCGAACTTCGTCATCTGTGTGATGATGTTCTTTTTGGAAGTTTTTTAATAGCTCGTCAAGATTAGGCGTTGTATCGGATAAAGAAATAACGTCAGCTGTTTTGTAGCCGCGGCGTGCTGAAATATCATCAATTTCAGCTTGAAAAGCACTTAAAATCTCAGCTTTTTCTTCAGCACTTAAATTGAATTTTTCACGAAGGTTATCTGGAAGTTTTTCAATATCCCATTGCTCATAAATAACTTCTTGCCCCTCTAAAAATGCTGCAACCTCGCTTTGCTCTACAATTACTTCATCTGTGCCTTGAATTGTGATTGTTGCCATTAGAATCTCCCTCTCCTATTTAATAGTTGATTTAGCATTAATCAATGCTAGTTGATATTGAAATAAAAATTCGCATGCTTCTAATAGTTTCTTAGCTTCAAAGCCATCTTTTCCCCAGACGGTAATGCCATGGTTTCTAATAAGGACGGCTCCTTTATCAGCATGAATATGCTCTTGGAACTCATCGGCTAAATTAGGGATATGCGCATGATTATGAATAATTGGGATGGTTAGCTCAGCATCCTCTTCCCAAAGATCAAAGGCCTTAATTAATTCTTGATATTGAAAGGTTACTTTTCCTTTTTCACCGTACAGCTCTGAGATGACATTGTTTGCAACTGTATGAACATGAAGACTGCAGCCCGCTGTAGTTTTTTGAAAAACAGCGCAGTGCAGCAAGGTTTCAGCAGATGGTTTAAGATGAGTTTCCTCAACAGCTTTGCCATCTCGGTCGACTAGCAGAAAATCTTCTAACGTTCTTTTTCTCTTATCTTTTCCGCTTGCTGTTACGAGAAACTGCAATGGTTCAGTGTGAACCTTGATGGCCAGATTACCGCTCGTTCCCATAAACCAGTCCCTTGAAGCCAATTCATCCTTAATATCAGCTAATTCATTCCATTTGGATACGAGTGTACTCATACTTTCACATCCAATCTAGATTCAATGATATGGATACAGTCTTGGAAACGTTCGAAAGGCTCGTAAGGAATATTCAATTCCTTGCACTTTTCAATGAGGAAATCTCTGGCAATCACAATATCTGCAAGCTTAGCAGCTTGAAGATCTGTAATTGAATCCCCAATAACGATTCTAGTGTTTTCCTCCGAAGCTAACTGACGAATAATGGAGGGCTTACAGCAGCCACAGCCCTTGCTTGAACAGTTATCATCACACTCATAAGGAAAGACAATTTGAATGTTCTCACTTGAAAAATCAGCTTTATTGCAATAAATTTTTTCAAATGGTCCGAAGGGTTCAAGAACAGGATACACGAAAAAGTCAATTCCACCGCTCACGATATAAAGCGGAATATTTGCCTCTCTAGTAAACTGAACGAATTCAGCAAAGCCTTCTCGTATCACTGCATCCTTCAGTACAAATGAGATAATTTCATCTTTTTTAGAAGAGGGAAGAAGCGAGAACAGCTTGCCGACCCCTTCCTGAATGGAAACCTTTTGACTTAATATATCATCCTTGATGGCGTCCCATTCCGGCGGAGCGAATTCTTTCATAATGTTGATGATATTATCTTTATTCGTAATAGTCCCATCAAAGTCGCAGAAAATCACTGGATTCTTCATTTTGAACCTCCCCATAACTCTAGGGCTATTTTCAATTCTTGGTGTTCTTCTGCAGCGTTGGCCAAATTTTTACCTGCTAGAACAGCGTCAACCGCCTGTCTAAAGGCCTTTCCACCGCCTGCTGCTCCGTGAGGGTGACCGTGAACGCCGCCTCCAGCGTTGATTACGCAATCTTTTCCATAGTCGTCCATTAACAGAGGCACTAGCCCAGGATGAATTCCTGCAGATGGTACTGGAAACGCCCGTTTTACTGCGGATTCTTCAGTCAGGTTCTCACCGATTGCTAATGCTGCACTCTTTTCAAGAGCAACACTGCCATACGGAGAAGGGAATAAGGAAAAGTCAGCACCCGCATATCGTGTTAGCTTGCCAAGTACAAGCTGACTTGCTACCCCGTAAAAAGCAGAAGAGGTGAAGGCTCCGCTATAAGCTGGATGTGCCATAAGCGGGAGTTGAACTTCCTGATCCTCCGCGATTTCCTGCAGAACATCCAGACCATAAGTATGAACATTAAATAAAAGGGCATCTGCACCAAGCTCACGGGCTCTTTTCGCTTTAACCCTTAATTCAGAAGTCCGGCCTGTCAAGTTTACAGCATAAAGAGTACGATGACCTGTTTCCTCATAGACCTGCCGCAAAACATCTTTACTTCTTAAAATACGTTGCTCGAAAGGTGTTAACGGATTATCAAAAAGGATTTCATCATCCTTCACAAGATCCACTCCGCCAAGAGCCTGTTCCCTCAATTGAGCGGTCAAATAATCGATGTCTCTTCCAATAACTCCCTTGAAAATGCTCATAGTCAGTGGTCGATCATAAACATTTAAAGTTTTCCGAATGCCTTCAATTCCGAACCGTGGGCCAGGAAAGCTGCTTAATAGTTCCGAGCTAAACTCTAAATCAAGTAATTTGACCTCACCGTCTAAGGAAAGCTTCCCGAACACCGTTGTTAAAATAGCTGGTAGATCAGCTGAAAAATTCGCACTTGGATAAGCAATTTTTACTTTGCTTAAAATATCATTTTGTTTAACAGGGTGGCGCGTGTCCGAGAATTCCTCGACAGAGATGACGCGTCCTTTATGTTTCTTCAACTGCTCCTGCTCAAGCAGCGGCAAATCTGTCCATGAACCGATCGTTAAGCCAAGTGCGATCCCCTCCGCTTTTTTCTCAAAGGATCCTGGCTTGCCAAATAGCTGATAGGTAGCGATGATTTCACTCATGTTGGTTCATCCTCCTTGTAAAATTAAAATTCTCTATAAAATAAATAAAACCTCTTCAAATAAGAAGAGGTCAATAGACAAACATCTTCTTATTTCTCAGCATGAAAGCTGCAAGAATTAGCACCGTGTCAAATCATTTGATCGGTTGCCGGGTTTCATAGGGCTCGTCCCTCCACCTGCTCTTAATAAGAAAAATATATTCAATTAATTTACGATTCAAAAGTAACTGCCTTTTATTATTGCACCGCTTAAAAATTCTGTCAATACAGTTTGTGTGATTATTTTTTCTATTAGGAGTGTTGTAAAGTGAAAAAACAATTCAGAAAAAAGTGTTGACACTTTCAAAAACAGGTGCTAACATTCATTTCAAGCAAACTAACGTGAATATGTTAAATACTCTTATCATGAGCAGGCAGAGGGATTTGGCCCGATGAAGCCCAGCAACCGACCGTAATACCGTTGTGAAACGGGGCGCTATTAGCGCCGGGATTTTCCCGCAAGGCACGGTGCTAATTCCAACGGAAAGGAAACTTTCTGAGAGATGAGAGGCAGAGAATTTGTATTCGTAAGCCTCTTTCGTGATGAGAAAGAGGCTTTTTATTATTTTCATAGATAGGGTGAGAAAAGATGACAATTTTAGAAAAGAAACAGTATGAGCCGTTGACTGATGAGACAGCGGTGAAGCTTGCGAAAGAGCTAAATCTATTTTCTGAAGGTTCAGTATTGAACTGTCGCGAAATTGGTGATGGCAATCTGAATTATGTATTCCATATAACTGACTCAATAAATGAAAAAGGCGTTATTATCAAGCAAGCTCTCCCTTATGCAAAGGTAGTGGGGGAAAGCTGGCCGCTCACATTAAAGCGGGCAACGATCGAAACGAATGCGCTGAAAAAGCATGGTGAGTTTGTTCCCCAGCTTGTTCCGGAGGTTTATCATGCAAATGAAGACCTTGCCATTACGGTTATGGAAGATTTGTCGCACTTAACGATTGCTCGTGAGGGACTTATTAAAGGGGAATCTTATCCAAAGCTATCAAGCGATATTGGTGAATATTTAGCAAGAACACTATTTTCAACATCGGATTTTGCTTTGCATCCATTTGAGAAAAAACGTTTAGCAGTCGAATTTTCAAATCCAGAGCTTTGCAAGATTACAGAAGATCTCATTTTTACCGATCCATTCTTCGACCATGAGACCAATGATTTCGAACCGGAATTGCGTGAGGATGTAGAGGCCATTTGGAATAATAGCCTTTTGAAGCTTGAAGCGGCTAAGTTAAAGATAAGTTTTTTAACTGAAGCAGAAGCGTTATTACATGGGGATCTACATACAGGCAGTATATTTGCAAGCAGCACAGAAACGAAAGTAATTGATCCCGAATTTGCTTTTTATGGCCCGATTGGATTTGATGTTGGATTATTTATCGGAAATCTATTTCTTCATGGAATTTCAAGAGAGGAAGCGAATCGATCTGTTATTTTTGAGCATATCGAGAATACCTGGGACGTTTTTTGCTCAGTATTTACTGAATTATGGGAAGAGTCAAATCTCGAAGTCTATACAAAGGTCGAAGGCTATAAAGAATACATTTTACAGAAAATCTTTTCTGACACGCTTGGGTTTACTGGCTGTGAGTTAATTAGAAGAACGATTGGTCTTGCTCATGTGAAGGATTTAGACGGTATTGAGGATCATGAGAAAAGAATTGCAGCTAAGAGACAGGCACTTGCATTAGGCGAAACATTAATCTTAAATCGCCACGTGTTAAATTCAGTAAGAGAAGCTATTTCACTGTTAGGAGAGAGAAAGGCATGAAGGTTCCAACATCAATTGAATGGAAAAATGGACATCTGATTATTCTTGATCAGCAAAAGCTCCCTCATCAAATTGAGTATCTTCAGCTTGATACGATTGAGGAGATATTCAATGCTATTGTCACATTAAAAGTCCGTGGAGCGCCTGCAATTGGGATAACTGCTGCATATGGACTTGCGATCGCGGCGCAGCAATATGAAACGATACAATTAAAGGAATTCCACGAACATCTTCAAAAGGATTTTCGTTATCTAGCAAGTTCCAGGCCAACAGCAGTCAATTTATTCTGGGCGCTTGAAAGAATTGCAGCAGTGGCGGAGGAAGCGAAAAGCGTTAATGAAGCAAAAACGGTCATTCTTGAAGAAGCCATAAAGATCCATGTAGAAGATGAAGAAACGTGCAGACAAATTGGCGAGCATGCCCTGTCACTGCTAAAAGGATTTACAAATGTGATGACAATATGCAATGCAGGGTCCATTGCTACGGCTAAATACGGGACAGCACTTGCGCCTTTCCATCTTGGCATTGAACGAGAAAAACAGTTTCATGTGTATGCATGTGAAACGCGTCCAGTATTCCAAGGCTCAAGGCTTACCGTTTGGGAGCTGCAGCAATCAGGTGTCGATGTCACTTTGATCACGGACAGCATGGCCGCCCATACGATTTACTCAAAGGGAATAGAAGCAATTATTGTCGGGGCTGACCGAATTGCTGCTAATGGGGACACGGCAAATAAAATTGGTACCCTGGGCTTGGCGATTTTAGCTAAACATTTCAATATCCCATTTTATGTAGCAGCTCCAGCCTCAACCTTTGATCTTTCAATTTCGAGTGGAATGGAGATTCCAATTGAAGAGCGAAAAGCGGAGGAAATTACACATATTGGCGGAATCCCAGTAGCGCCACTTAATACAAATGTTTTTAACCCGGCATTTGACGTCACTCCGGCGGAATATATTACGGCCATCATTACGGAAAAAGGGATTATCTATCCAAACTTCAATGAAAATATCAAAAGCCTTTTAGGCGAGCTAGTTAGAGAGGGAGAAAAATAATGAAAAAACAACTATCGATATTACTTTTAGCTATTTTATTAGTATCGG from Bacillus sp. DTU_2020_1000418_1_SI_GHA_SEK_038 includes these protein-coding regions:
- the mtnK gene encoding S-methyl-5-thioribose kinase, which translates into the protein MTILEKKQYEPLTDETAVKLAKELNLFSEGSVLNCREIGDGNLNYVFHITDSINEKGVIIKQALPYAKVVGESWPLTLKRATIETNALKKHGEFVPQLVPEVYHANEDLAITVMEDLSHLTIAREGLIKGESYPKLSSDIGEYLARTLFSTSDFALHPFEKKRLAVEFSNPELCKITEDLIFTDPFFDHETNDFEPELREDVEAIWNNSLLKLEAAKLKISFLTEAEALLHGDLHTGSIFASSTETKVIDPEFAFYGPIGFDVGLFIGNLFLHGISREEANRSVIFEHIENTWDVFCSVFTELWEESNLEVYTKVEGYKEYILQKIFSDTLGFTGCELIRRTIGLAHVKDLDGIEDHEKRIAAKRQALALGETLILNRHVLNSVREAISLLGERKA
- the mtnA gene encoding S-methyl-5-thioribose-1-phosphate isomerase, whose protein sequence is MKVPTSIEWKNGHLIILDQQKLPHQIEYLQLDTIEEIFNAIVTLKVRGAPAIGITAAYGLAIAAQQYETIQLKEFHEHLQKDFRYLASSRPTAVNLFWALERIAAVAEEAKSVNEAKTVILEEAIKIHVEDEETCRQIGEHALSLLKGFTNVMTICNAGSIATAKYGTALAPFHLGIEREKQFHVYACETRPVFQGSRLTVWELQQSGVDVTLITDSMAAHTIYSKGIEAIIVGADRIAANGDTANKIGTLGLAILAKHFNIPFYVAAPASTFDLSISSGMEIPIEERKAEEITHIGGIPVAPLNTNVFNPAFDVTPAEYITAIITEKGIIYPNFNENIKSLLGELVREGEK